In Saccharomonospora marina XMU15, one genomic interval encodes:
- a CDS encoding LuxR C-terminal-related transcriptional regulator, protein MSVEISQSSPALASKFVCPAAPSGQVRRQRLERLLDAASPVTVVCAPPGFGKTTLLAEWARQRAGEVAWITVDAGDNHPGALRRAVLAALGVDEQHGRGGGLPGAAGGLVPWPRAPRGITEEAGEFTGHTRPFLVLDDAHLLSEPDAWRELESLLLAVPGGPRLLLSTRRRPPLPLHRLRVAGSLAELGHRELALSESEAAAVLAEHDVRLTEADLARLLRRTEGWPAAVRMAALALADSPRHATTIDGLAEYDRAVADYLAQEVLVELPAEQLDVLLRTSVCERFTVELAGRLADRDDAGALLDRVEQATQLLTRGDSVGGWLRCHPLLRGHLRTTLRSRSIACVAALHRAAATWFAEHGEPLTAMRHAAESADEELLADLVVRHGPTLLLQGGGVALRQRAAVLPQPVTRRPDVDLVLTMADLAGGDRQGAQARLARLAEGEALGRDRQTYALALVALAHHCRLTGRLTSHVEALDSQLDHIASPDLRTLALVNRGTARLWFGCHRRAADDLEHTLRQARERGYHQLELHCLAHLAAAAAAAGDYPAVRGWAGQACRLACAHELTGTAAGCLGHAMAAWGAHQELDDESARAHAESAARLTGRGHDRMLALTVRSIVSIVAATADPQPALAGLRACWNAVEPTETPQRTLLARAATAEHRMALRLGRPDWAADAQRRATAHLGDVGEIALMRARTHAHHGRITAARSHVDRLLPEETFLLLDSRIEAHLLAASLADRAGDTHLARQRLSSALELAAPSRALRPFHEAGSRVRDLLAAQAGRFGMLEPFVGEVLSGLTPARQEVAAELTPRELALLTELPSMGTVEEIAANLYVSANTVKTHLRNIYRKLGVTTRRQAVQVARRTGLL, encoded by the coding sequence ATGTCGGTGGAAATCAGTCAGTCGAGCCCGGCGCTCGCCTCGAAGTTCGTCTGCCCTGCCGCGCCGAGCGGGCAGGTGCGCAGGCAGCGGCTGGAGCGCCTGCTCGACGCGGCGTCACCGGTCACAGTGGTGTGTGCCCCGCCCGGCTTCGGCAAGACGACACTGCTGGCCGAGTGGGCCCGGCAGCGCGCGGGGGAGGTCGCCTGGATCACCGTGGACGCGGGCGACAACCACCCGGGTGCGCTGCGCCGTGCGGTGCTCGCGGCACTGGGCGTGGACGAACAACACGGCCGCGGCGGCGGACTGCCCGGCGCGGCCGGGGGGCTGGTGCCGTGGCCGAGGGCTCCGCGCGGGATCACCGAGGAAGCCGGCGAGTTCACCGGGCACACCAGGCCGTTTCTCGTGCTCGACGACGCGCACCTACTGTCCGAACCAGACGCCTGGCGAGAGCTGGAGTCGCTGCTGCTCGCGGTGCCCGGCGGGCCGAGGCTGCTGCTGAGCACCCGGCGGCGGCCACCGTTGCCGCTGCACCGCCTTCGGGTGGCGGGCAGCCTGGCCGAACTCGGCCACCGCGAGTTGGCACTGTCCGAAAGCGAGGCCGCCGCCGTGCTCGCCGAGCACGACGTGCGCCTGACCGAGGCGGACCTGGCTCGCCTGCTGCGCCGCACCGAGGGCTGGCCCGCCGCGGTGCGCATGGCCGCGCTGGCGCTGGCGGACTCTCCCCGGCACGCCACCACGATCGACGGACTCGCGGAGTACGACCGCGCGGTGGCCGACTACCTGGCGCAGGAGGTGCTCGTCGAGTTGCCCGCCGAGCAACTCGACGTGCTGTTGCGCACGAGCGTGTGTGAGCGGTTCACGGTCGAGCTGGCAGGGCGGCTCGCGGATCGCGACGACGCGGGCGCGCTGCTGGACCGCGTCGAGCAGGCCACCCAGCTGCTCACCCGCGGCGACAGCGTGGGCGGCTGGCTGCGCTGCCACCCGCTGTTGCGCGGCCACCTTCGCACCACGCTTCGCTCGCGCTCCATCGCCTGCGTCGCCGCGCTGCACCGGGCCGCGGCGACCTGGTTCGCCGAACACGGCGAACCGCTCACGGCGATGCGGCACGCCGCCGAGTCCGCCGACGAGGAGCTCTTGGCGGACCTGGTGGTGCGGCACGGACCCACACTGCTGCTGCAGGGCGGCGGCGTCGCGTTACGGCAGCGGGCAGCCGTGTTGCCGCAACCGGTGACACGGCGGCCCGACGTCGATCTGGTGCTCACCATGGCCGACCTGGCAGGCGGTGACCGCCAAGGCGCGCAAGCGCGGCTGGCGAGGCTGGCCGAAGGAGAGGCGTTGGGCCGGGACCGTCAGACCTACGCGCTCGCGCTGGTGGCGCTGGCCCACCACTGCAGGCTGACGGGCAGGCTCACCTCGCACGTCGAGGCGCTGGACAGCCAGCTCGACCACATCGCCTCCCCGGATCTGCGCACGCTCGCGCTGGTCAACCGCGGCACCGCGCGGCTGTGGTTCGGTTGTCATCGGCGCGCGGCCGACGACCTGGAGCACACGCTGCGGCAGGCCCGCGAGCGCGGCTACCACCAGTTGGAACTGCACTGCCTGGCCCACCTCGCCGCTGCCGCCGCCGCGGCGGGTGACTACCCGGCCGTGCGTGGTTGGGCGGGGCAGGCGTGCCGGTTGGCCTGCGCCCACGAACTCACCGGTACCGCGGCGGGCTGCCTCGGCCACGCGATGGCCGCCTGGGGTGCACACCAGGAACTCGACGACGAATCCGCGCGAGCGCACGCGGAGTCCGCTGCCCGCCTCACCGGCCGAGGGCACGACCGCATGCTCGCCCTCACCGTTCGGTCGATCGTCTCGATCGTGGCCGCCACCGCCGACCCGCAACCCGCATTGGCCGGTCTGCGTGCCTGCTGGAACGCTGTCGAGCCGACCGAGACGCCGCAGCGGACACTGCTGGCGCGCGCGGCGACGGCCGAGCACCGGATGGCGCTGCGGTTGGGCAGGCCGGACTGGGCGGCGGACGCGCAGCGGCGGGCCACCGCCCACCTGGGTGATGTGGGGGAGATCGCGCTGATGCGTGCCAGGACACACGCGCACCACGGTCGGATCACCGCGGCGCGCTCTCACGTCGACCGGCTGCTGCCGGAGGAAACCTTCCTGCTGCTGGACAGCCGCATCGAAGCTCACCTACTTGCCGCCTCGCTGGCCGACAGGGCAGGCGATACCCACCTGGCACGGCAACGACTGTCCTCGGCTCTGGAACTGGCTGCCCCTTCGCGGGCGTTGCGGCCGTTTCACGAGGCCGGTTCCCGCGTGCGCGACCTGCTCGCGGCGCAGGCAGGCCGCTTCGGCATGCTGGAGCCGTTCGTCGGCGAGGTGCTTTCGGGGCTGACCCCGGCCAGGCAGGAGGTCGCGGCCGAGCTCACGCCCAGGGAGCTGGCGCTACTGACGGAGTTGCCGTCGATGGGCACCGTGGAAGAGATCGCCGCGAACCTGTACGTGTCGGCCAACACGGTCAAGACGCACCTGCGCAACATCTACCGCAAGCTCGGCGTCACCACGCGCAGGCAGGCGGTGCAGGTCGCGCGGCGAACCGGCCTGCTGTGA